A genomic segment from Micropterus dolomieu isolate WLL.071019.BEF.003 ecotype Adirondacks linkage group LG03, ASM2129224v1, whole genome shotgun sequence encodes:
- the rxrbb gene encoding retinoic acid receptor RXR-beta-B isoform X1, with product MSSQQPNSSASNSPTNILGSPFSVISPSLNSPVVSPSLGFGPISNSQISSSAPISGMHSISSSEDIKPPFGLRPMPAHSPGLMLSQKRMCVICGDRSSGKHYGVYSCEGCKGFFKRTVRKDLSYTCRDNKECLVDKRQRNRCQYCRYQKCLAMGMKREVIKHVKWIKEDGKDEGWMTVQEERQRNREREGELEFSVGVNEEMPVEKILEAETAVEQKTELHSDGGSAGNSPHDAVTNICQTADKQLFALVEWAKRIPHFSELPLDDQVILLRAGWNELLIASFSHRSIAVKDGVLLASELQRDSAHSAGVGAIFDRESVQSAEVGAIFDRVLTELVNKMRDMQMDKTELGCLRAIVLFNPDAKGLSNTSEVELLREKVYASLEAYCKQKYPEQQGRFAKLLLRLPALRSIGLKCLEHLFFFKLIGDTPIDTFLMEMLEAPHQLS from the exons ATGTCCTCACAGCAGCCCAACAGTTCAGCCTCCAACAGCCCCACCAACATCTTGGGTTCTCCTTTCTCAGTTATCAGTCCCTCACTCAACTCCCCCGTGGTCTCCCCCTCTCTGGGATTTGGACCCATCAGCAACAGTCAG ATCTCTTCTTCAGCACCCATATCAGGGATGCACTCAATAAGCAGCTCAGAAGATATCAAGCCCCCGTTTGGCCTCAGGCCCATGCCAGCTCACAGCCCTGGACTAATGTTGTCTCAGAAACGCATGTGCGTTATCTGTGGGGACCGCTCTTCTG GCAAGCACTATGGAGTGTACAGCTGTGAGGGCTGCAAAGGTTTCTTCAAACGAACTGTGCGCAAAGACCTGAGCTATACCTGCAGGGATAACAAAGAGTGCCTGGTTGACAAACGCCAGCGCAATCGCTGCCAGTACTGCCGCTACCAGAAGTGCCTGGCCATGGGCATGAAGAGGGAAG TGATCAAACATGTAAAGTGGATAAAAGAAGATGGAAAAGATGAGGGATGGATGA CGGTCCAGGAGGAGCGCCAGAGGAACAGAGAGCGCGAAGGAGAGCTGGAGTTCAGTGTCGGAGTGAATGAGGAGATGCCTGTGGAGAAGATTTTAGAGGCAGAGACTGCTGTGGAGCAGAAGACCGAACTTCACTCTGATGGCGGTTCTGCAGGCAACTCT CCCCATGATGCAGTTACCAACATCTGCCAGACTGCAGACAAACAGCTTTTTGCCTTGGTGGAGTGGGCAAAGAGAATCCCCCATTTCTCCGAACTGCCCCTTGATGACCAGGTCATCCTCCTGCGTGCAG GGTGGAATGAGCTCCTCATCGCCTCGTTCTCCCATCGCTCCATTGCTGTGAAGGATGGCGTTCTCCTGGCCTCTGAGCTGCAGCGAGACAGTGCACACAGCGCAGGAGTTGGAGCCATTTTTGACAG GGAGAGTGTGCAGAGTGCAGAGGTCGGCGCCATATTTGACCg GGTCCTTACGGAGCTTGTCAATAAAATGAGAGATATGCAAATGGACAAAACAGAGCTGGGCTGCCTCCGAGCCATTGTCCTCTTCAACCCAG ATGCTAAAGGGCTCTCCAACACCAGTGAGGTGGAGCTCCTTAGAGAAAAGGTCTATGCATCATTGGAAGCTTACTGCAAACAGAAATACCCAGAGCAGCAGGGAAG GTTTGCTAAGCTCCTTCTTCGACTGCCAGCACTGCGATCCATTGGCTTGAAGTGCTTGGAGCATCTCTTCTTCTTCAAGTTAATCGGTGACACGCCTATTGACACTTTCCTCATGGAAATGCTTGAAGCTCCCCATCAGTTGTCTTAG
- the rxrbb gene encoding retinoic acid receptor RXR-beta-B isoform X2, with product MSSQQPNSSASNSPTNILGSPFSVISPSLNSPVVSPSLGFGPISNSQISSSAPISGMHSISSSEDIKPPFGLRPMPAHSPGLMLSQKRMCVICGDRSSGKHYGVYSCEGCKGFFKRTVRKDLSYTCRDNKECLVDKRQRNRCQYCRYQKCLAMGMKREAVQEERQRNREREGELEFSVGVNEEMPVEKILEAETAVEQKTELHSDGGSAGNSPHDAVTNICQTADKQLFALVEWAKRIPHFSELPLDDQVILLRAGWNELLIASFSHRSIAVKDGVLLASELQRDSAHSAGVGAIFDRESVQSAEVGAIFDRVLTELVNKMRDMQMDKTELGCLRAIVLFNPDAKGLSNTSEVELLREKVYASLEAYCKQKYPEQQGRFAKLLLRLPALRSIGLKCLEHLFFFKLIGDTPIDTFLMEMLEAPHQLS from the exons ATGTCCTCACAGCAGCCCAACAGTTCAGCCTCCAACAGCCCCACCAACATCTTGGGTTCTCCTTTCTCAGTTATCAGTCCCTCACTCAACTCCCCCGTGGTCTCCCCCTCTCTGGGATTTGGACCCATCAGCAACAGTCAG ATCTCTTCTTCAGCACCCATATCAGGGATGCACTCAATAAGCAGCTCAGAAGATATCAAGCCCCCGTTTGGCCTCAGGCCCATGCCAGCTCACAGCCCTGGACTAATGTTGTCTCAGAAACGCATGTGCGTTATCTGTGGGGACCGCTCTTCTG GCAAGCACTATGGAGTGTACAGCTGTGAGGGCTGCAAAGGTTTCTTCAAACGAACTGTGCGCAAAGACCTGAGCTATACCTGCAGGGATAACAAAGAGTGCCTGGTTGACAAACGCCAGCGCAATCGCTGCCAGTACTGCCGCTACCAGAAGTGCCTGGCCATGGGCATGAAGAGGGAAG CGGTCCAGGAGGAGCGCCAGAGGAACAGAGAGCGCGAAGGAGAGCTGGAGTTCAGTGTCGGAGTGAATGAGGAGATGCCTGTGGAGAAGATTTTAGAGGCAGAGACTGCTGTGGAGCAGAAGACCGAACTTCACTCTGATGGCGGTTCTGCAGGCAACTCT CCCCATGATGCAGTTACCAACATCTGCCAGACTGCAGACAAACAGCTTTTTGCCTTGGTGGAGTGGGCAAAGAGAATCCCCCATTTCTCCGAACTGCCCCTTGATGACCAGGTCATCCTCCTGCGTGCAG GGTGGAATGAGCTCCTCATCGCCTCGTTCTCCCATCGCTCCATTGCTGTGAAGGATGGCGTTCTCCTGGCCTCTGAGCTGCAGCGAGACAGTGCACACAGCGCAGGAGTTGGAGCCATTTTTGACAG GGAGAGTGTGCAGAGTGCAGAGGTCGGCGCCATATTTGACCg GGTCCTTACGGAGCTTGTCAATAAAATGAGAGATATGCAAATGGACAAAACAGAGCTGGGCTGCCTCCGAGCCATTGTCCTCTTCAACCCAG ATGCTAAAGGGCTCTCCAACACCAGTGAGGTGGAGCTCCTTAGAGAAAAGGTCTATGCATCATTGGAAGCTTACTGCAAACAGAAATACCCAGAGCAGCAGGGAAG GTTTGCTAAGCTCCTTCTTCGACTGCCAGCACTGCGATCCATTGGCTTGAAGTGCTTGGAGCATCTCTTCTTCTTCAAGTTAATCGGTGACACGCCTATTGACACTTTCCTCATGGAAATGCTTGAAGCTCCCCATCAGTTGTCTTAG